One stretch of Eupeodes corollae chromosome 2, idEupCoro1.1, whole genome shotgun sequence DNA includes these proteins:
- the LOC129947036 gene encoding radial spoke head protein 3 homolog isoform X2 has protein sequence MSNAINELSTKNLTSSKSLPKSPNLPQESPKTSPQLALTNKYPSETSITTSPETATATKPTPSTTNVVIPIPSFTVLNNDTLAISGKPNAIVRPTRRIAPLAGPNESADHLTTPNNGEEVETFAKALNRKLKRLRNATGTHLKSSHSSTNGSFADSINKRPLFITTVPTGVFLPPAKETPVLPSKRVYAFSTHPRVYEYANSKGYKDKLDSTIKGPDKELLTTRLHGIRAFSHFLSGGLKKRETPPPSEPYKNVMFDRRVVRGSNFAPPPVEIDPCMKEAEFRRRQCLRQRCKQRNQRNVIGTPPPLDGRRHERVQTEKYLEELYDRPPEYDANTQTDLFLERPGTPPFIPEKVGIDAGTEIIDGDLFDFDQEVQPILETLVGHCVEQSILEVTHEEEVAELRKQQEEFLADREADLAELRRLEAEELRLEAEKERRLRQDSIAKELDDKMQKGVTAAKLLQGHIASLLPEVLANLEPATDEMRKAELEKKICPWLTKEVAEEIGQIIDSREILTAIIKEIIKQRAAIYANYTEDEPSLNHEVAQSLMEEEEWQEGDGRGVAAMESDVLVEDNDDNDKL, from the exons atGTCGAATGCGATCAATGAACTCTCAACAAAAAACCTCACCTCCTCCAAATCCCTGCCCAAAAGTCCAAATCTTCCCCAAGAAAGTCCAAAGACCTCCCCTCAATTAGCCCTAACAAACAAATACCCATCTGAAACCTCAATAACAACATCACcagaaacagcaacagcaacaaagcCGACTCCAAGCACAACCAACGTAGTCATCCCGATTCCATCGTTTACGGTCCTCAATAACGACACTTTAGCCATTTCGGGCAAACCAAACGCCATAGTGCGACCCACCCGGCGTATAGCGCCCCTAGCCGGGCCAAACGAATCTGCCGACCATTTGACCACTCCAAACAATGGTGAGGAGGTTGAGACGTTCGCAAAAGCGCTAAACCGAAAATTAAAACGATTGCGTAACGCGACTGGCACTCACCTAAAGTCATCGCACTCTTCGACCAAT GGAAGCTTTGCTGATTCTATTAACAAACGCCCCCTTTTCATTACCACCGTCCCCACGGGAGTATTCTTACCTCCGGCGAAAGAGACGCCAGTCTTACCTTCAAAACGTGTTTATGCATTTTCCACCCATCCTCGGGTATACGAGTATGCCAATTCTAAAGGCTACAAGGACAAGTTGGACAGTACGATTAAAGGTCCTGATAAGGAACTTCTAACAACACGTTTGCATGGAATTAGAGCATTCAGTCATTTTTTGAGCGGTGgacttaaaaaaag AGAAACACCACCTCCAAGTGAACCCTACAAAAATGTGATGTTCGACCGCAGAGTAGTTCGTGGAAGCAATTTTGCCCCACCACCT GTCGAAATCGATCCATGTATGAAGGAAGCAGAGTTCCGTCGGCGACAATGTCTGAGACAGCGATGTAAACAACGAAATCAGCGAAATGTCATTGGAACACCACCACCATTAGATGGAAGGCGACATGAAAGGGTACAAACTGAAAAATACCTAGAAGAACTCTATGACCGACCGCCCGAATACGATGCCAATACTCAGACCGATTTATTCCTTGAGCGACCGGGAACACCTCCATTCATCCCAGAAAAGGTTGGCATCGACGCTGGAACGGAAATAATTGATGGTGATCTTTTCGATTTCGACCAAGAAGTTCAACCAATTCTCGAGACTCTTGTCGGCCATTGTGTTGAACAGAGTATTCTTGAAGTCACACATGAGGAAGAGGTAGCTGAGCTTCGTAAACAGCAAGAAGA ATTCCTTGCTGATAGAGAAGCTGACTTAGCAGAACTTCGTCGTTTAGAAGCTGAAGAACTTCGATTAGAAGCTGAAAAAGAGAGACGTTTACGTCAAGATTCCATTGCTAAAGAACTTGATGATAAAATGCAAAAAGGAGTCACAGCTGCAAAACTTTTACAAGGCCATATTGCCAGTCTTTTGCCAGAGGTTCTTGCTAATTTAGAACCAGCAACCGATGAAATGAGAAAGGCGGAATTGGAGAAAAAGATTTGTCCATGGCTAACGAAAGAAGTCGCTGAGGAAATTGGACAAATTATTGATTCGAGAGAAATTTTAACAGCAATTATTAAGGAAATCATTAAGCAACGTGCTGCCATCTATGCAAATTATACAGAAGATGAGCCATCACTAAATCATGAAGTTGCACAATCTTTGATGGAGGAGGAAGAGTGGCAGGAGGGGGATGGAAGAGGAGTAGCTGCAATGGAGAGTGATGTTTTGGTTGAAGATAATGATGATAATGACAAATTGTGA
- the LOC129947036 gene encoding radial spoke head protein 3 homolog isoform X1 yields MSNAINELSTKNLTSSKSLPKSPNLPQESPKTSPQLALTNKYPSETSITTSPETATATKPTPSTTNVVIPIPSFTVLNNDTLAISGKPNAIVRPTRRIAPLAGPNESADHLTTPNNGEEVETFAKALNRKLKRLRNATGTHLKSSHSSTNGSFADSINKRPLFITTVPTGVFLPPAKETPVLPSKRVYAFSTHPRVYEYANSKGYKDKLDSTIKGPDKELLTTRLHGIRAFSHFLSGGLKKRETPPPSEPYKNVMFDRRVVRGSNFAPPPPWNPYFAYAGLLSGKVEIDPCMKEAEFRRRQCLRQRCKQRNQRNVIGTPPPLDGRRHERVQTEKYLEELYDRPPEYDANTQTDLFLERPGTPPFIPEKVGIDAGTEIIDGDLFDFDQEVQPILETLVGHCVEQSILEVTHEEEVAELRKQQEEFLADREADLAELRRLEAEELRLEAEKERRLRQDSIAKELDDKMQKGVTAAKLLQGHIASLLPEVLANLEPATDEMRKAELEKKICPWLTKEVAEEIGQIIDSREILTAIIKEIIKQRAAIYANYTEDEPSLNHEVAQSLMEEEEWQEGDGRGVAAMESDVLVEDNDDNDKL; encoded by the exons atGTCGAATGCGATCAATGAACTCTCAACAAAAAACCTCACCTCCTCCAAATCCCTGCCCAAAAGTCCAAATCTTCCCCAAGAAAGTCCAAAGACCTCCCCTCAATTAGCCCTAACAAACAAATACCCATCTGAAACCTCAATAACAACATCACcagaaacagcaacagcaacaaagcCGACTCCAAGCACAACCAACGTAGTCATCCCGATTCCATCGTTTACGGTCCTCAATAACGACACTTTAGCCATTTCGGGCAAACCAAACGCCATAGTGCGACCCACCCGGCGTATAGCGCCCCTAGCCGGGCCAAACGAATCTGCCGACCATTTGACCACTCCAAACAATGGTGAGGAGGTTGAGACGTTCGCAAAAGCGCTAAACCGAAAATTAAAACGATTGCGTAACGCGACTGGCACTCACCTAAAGTCATCGCACTCTTCGACCAAT GGAAGCTTTGCTGATTCTATTAACAAACGCCCCCTTTTCATTACCACCGTCCCCACGGGAGTATTCTTACCTCCGGCGAAAGAGACGCCAGTCTTACCTTCAAAACGTGTTTATGCATTTTCCACCCATCCTCGGGTATACGAGTATGCCAATTCTAAAGGCTACAAGGACAAGTTGGACAGTACGATTAAAGGTCCTGATAAGGAACTTCTAACAACACGTTTGCATGGAATTAGAGCATTCAGTCATTTTTTGAGCGGTGgacttaaaaaaag AGAAACACCACCTCCAAGTGAACCCTACAAAAATGTGATGTTCGACCGCAGAGTAGTTCGTGGAAGCAATTTTGCCCCACCACCT CCTTGGAATCCGTATTTTGCATATGCGGGCCTCCTATCTGGAAAA GTCGAAATCGATCCATGTATGAAGGAAGCAGAGTTCCGTCGGCGACAATGTCTGAGACAGCGATGTAAACAACGAAATCAGCGAAATGTCATTGGAACACCACCACCATTAGATGGAAGGCGACATGAAAGGGTACAAACTGAAAAATACCTAGAAGAACTCTATGACCGACCGCCCGAATACGATGCCAATACTCAGACCGATTTATTCCTTGAGCGACCGGGAACACCTCCATTCATCCCAGAAAAGGTTGGCATCGACGCTGGAACGGAAATAATTGATGGTGATCTTTTCGATTTCGACCAAGAAGTTCAACCAATTCTCGAGACTCTTGTCGGCCATTGTGTTGAACAGAGTATTCTTGAAGTCACACATGAGGAAGAGGTAGCTGAGCTTCGTAAACAGCAAGAAGA ATTCCTTGCTGATAGAGAAGCTGACTTAGCAGAACTTCGTCGTTTAGAAGCTGAAGAACTTCGATTAGAAGCTGAAAAAGAGAGACGTTTACGTCAAGATTCCATTGCTAAAGAACTTGATGATAAAATGCAAAAAGGAGTCACAGCTGCAAAACTTTTACAAGGCCATATTGCCAGTCTTTTGCCAGAGGTTCTTGCTAATTTAGAACCAGCAACCGATGAAATGAGAAAGGCGGAATTGGAGAAAAAGATTTGTCCATGGCTAACGAAAGAAGTCGCTGAGGAAATTGGACAAATTATTGATTCGAGAGAAATTTTAACAGCAATTATTAAGGAAATCATTAAGCAACGTGCTGCCATCTATGCAAATTATACAGAAGATGAGCCATCACTAAATCATGAAGTTGCACAATCTTTGATGGAGGAGGAAGAGTGGCAGGAGGGGGATGGAAGAGGAGTAGCTGCAATGGAGAGTGATGTTTTGGTTGAAGATAATGATGATAATGACAAATTGTGA